One genomic segment of Pandoraea thiooxydans includes these proteins:
- the istB gene encoding IS21-like element helper ATPase IstB, with amino-acid sequence MNLQAERIDAYCRQLKLDGLAERFEAIAAQASEQDWSFMEFLEQALAHERDARQVRSRQTLARMASFPVIKTLEQYDFEFATGTPRNLIEELATLRFIERGENAVFLGPSGVGKSHLAIALGYLATQASIKTHFVSAADLMLQLAAAQRQDRYDSVMRHRVLGPRLLIIDEIGYLPFTGDQASHFFHIVSKRYERGGSMILTSNLPFAQWGDTFGDNPTLTAAMLDRILHHAHIVQIKGDSYRLRKQKKAGFLGKPGKPVAQNSVA; translated from the coding sequence ATGAATCTGCAAGCAGAGCGCATCGACGCCTACTGTCGGCAACTCAAGCTTGACGGCTTGGCCGAACGGTTCGAAGCTATCGCCGCTCAGGCCTCCGAGCAGGACTGGAGCTTCATGGAATTCCTGGAGCAGGCCTTGGCCCACGAACGGGATGCTCGGCAGGTGCGAAGTCGGCAGACGCTCGCCCGGATGGCCTCCTTCCCGGTGATCAAAACACTGGAGCAGTATGACTTCGAGTTCGCCACCGGCACGCCAAGGAACCTGATCGAAGAGTTGGCCACGCTGCGTTTCATCGAGCGCGGAGAGAATGCTGTCTTCCTCGGTCCTTCTGGCGTGGGCAAGAGCCATCTAGCTATCGCTCTGGGCTACCTAGCCACGCAGGCCAGCATAAAAACTCACTTCGTGAGTGCCGCCGATCTGATGCTGCAACTCGCGGCCGCACAGCGACAGGACCGCTACGACTCGGTCATGCGCCACCGGGTGCTCGGCCCACGATTGCTGATCATCGACGAAATCGGCTATTTACCCTTTACCGGAGATCAGGCCAGCCACTTCTTCCATATCGTCTCAAAGCGCTATGAGCGAGGCGGTTCGATGATCCTGACCAGCAATCTTCCGTTTGCACAATGGGGCGACACCTTTGGCGATAACCCGACGCTGACTGCGGCAATGCTCGACCGCATCTTGCATCACGCTCACATCGTGCAGATCAAGGGTGACAGTTACAGGCTAAGGAAGCAGAAGAAAGCAGGATTCCTGGGCAAACCAGGTAAGCCAGTGGCTCAGAATTCGGTCGCGTAA
- a CDS encoding SMI1/KNR4 family protein, which produces MKQDWERLEAWLRLNEAKTLADLNSPATTTAIQDLERRLGCSLPSGYIECLKIHAGQQGKAKWLFDGNEFLSLQNVILSWATWNDLLEDGDLEGSTAQSDKGIQAVWWSRGWIPFASNGGGDFLCLDMTPASGGRSGQVIEIFHDFPARKLVAPDFNSWFSNFVGSKLG; this is translated from the coding sequence ATGAAGCAAGATTGGGAGCGCCTTGAGGCCTGGTTGCGGTTGAACGAAGCAAAGACATTGGCAGACCTCAATTCGCCTGCCACGACTACCGCTATACAAGACCTTGAACGAAGGCTTGGCTGCTCTTTGCCCTCTGGCTACATTGAGTGCCTCAAAATACATGCGGGGCAACAAGGCAAGGCGAAATGGTTGTTTGATGGCAATGAGTTCCTATCGCTCCAAAACGTAATACTCAGTTGGGCGACGTGGAACGATTTACTAGAAGATGGCGACCTGGAAGGCTCCACGGCCCAGTCGGATAAGGGAATCCAGGCGGTCTGGTGGTCGAGAGGGTGGATTCCTTTTGCCTCTAATGGCGGAGGGGATTTTCTGTGCCTCGACATGACCCCGGCTTCAGGAGGCCGCTCTGGTCAAGTCATCGAAATCTTCCATGACTTCCCTGCCCGGAAGCTGGTTGCACCCGATTTCAACAGTTGGTTCTCAAATTTTGTTGGTAGCAAGTTAGGTTGA
- a CDS encoding helix-turn-helix transcriptional regulator, with protein sequence MTKLEDSGILACLPTPKSPEPWISTPDITRKLNDQGCEVRHVKTVQRRLENLASIGVVDCQERGKALLWQRKEGANGFAAKAAGLMTFDEALALQILKRFASRQIPTLVTEVLDGLFGVAQARLEKSTVPEGMRYASWQRKVTAVDGAFQLQSPTIPDDIFPAVSRSLFLEQLLEIEYHSRSAPGKIVKPQTVMPLGLVEVGGNLVYLVARSVINGEAKPNQAMYRLDRMHAAKVLPDPFSYPSDFELWSYVEKERRFDYFPAEEAKVVLRFLDGTQHALLETPLSRDQTIENHSDGSMTVTGHIVLSQRFKWWLRAYGPYVEVIEPQALRAEFAEEAKLAYQLYDSAVA encoded by the coding sequence ATGACCAAACTAGAGGACTCAGGCATTCTTGCCTGCCTGCCAACGCCTAAATCCCCCGAACCCTGGATCAGTACGCCAGACATAACCCGCAAGTTGAACGATCAGGGGTGTGAGGTCCGTCATGTAAAGACGGTCCAGCGAAGACTCGAAAATCTAGCCAGCATCGGCGTCGTCGACTGCCAAGAGCGCGGAAAGGCGCTGTTATGGCAAAGGAAAGAGGGAGCCAACGGGTTTGCCGCCAAGGCTGCAGGGCTGATGACATTCGATGAGGCGCTGGCGCTCCAGATCTTGAAGAGATTCGCCTCTCGGCAAATCCCAACGCTGGTCACCGAGGTTTTGGACGGCCTGTTTGGCGTTGCCCAGGCACGCCTTGAGAAGAGCACAGTGCCCGAGGGGATGCGTTATGCCTCATGGCAGCGCAAGGTGACTGCCGTCGACGGCGCATTCCAGTTGCAGTCCCCAACCATTCCTGACGACATTTTCCCTGCCGTGTCCCGAAGTCTGTTTCTGGAGCAACTGCTCGAGATCGAGTATCACTCGCGATCCGCCCCGGGAAAAATCGTCAAGCCTCAAACCGTCATGCCGCTGGGTTTGGTCGAAGTCGGTGGAAATCTGGTGTACCTGGTGGCCCGGTCGGTGATAAACGGCGAAGCCAAACCCAACCAAGCGATGTATCGACTTGATCGGATGCATGCCGCGAAGGTGCTTCCCGACCCGTTCAGCTACCCCAGTGATTTTGAGCTGTGGTCGTATGTTGAAAAGGAGCGCCGATTCGACTATTTCCCTGCCGAAGAAGCTAAGGTTGTCCTCCGCTTTCTGGACGGCACACAACACGCGTTGCTGGAAACGCCACTCTCCCGGGATCAAACAATTGAAAATCACAGCGATGGGTCAATGACTGTCACGGGGCACATCGTTTTGAGCCAGCGGTTCAAGTGGTGGCTACGGGCCTATGGCCCATACGTCGAGGTCATCGAACCGCAGGCGCTCCGAGCGGAATTCGCCGAGGAAGCAAAGCTCGCATACCAGCTATATGATTCGGCCGTTGCCTAA
- a CDS encoding glycine zipper 2TM domain-containing protein — MFDFFFLRDAKCLISDQYLQDRMDRRKQKTPESDLGAYELSGDEMKKAGALLCGAIAVTVLFSGCQATGEQYAANVYQANQVNARQAARTVRILAVMPAKVQVDNRQAKQAAQIFAGILGAVAGGAIGHSIGNRDASNTTLGAVTGGVAGAAAGSMVGSQTLVDGVSITYVQDGQTYNSAQVGALCQFAPGEAVMISTGPNETRIQPNAICPIAKK, encoded by the coding sequence ATGTTCGATTTCTTTTTTTTAAGAGACGCAAAATGTCTCATAAGCGATCAATACTTGCAAGACAGGATGGACCGGCGAAAGCAAAAAACACCGGAATCCGATCTTGGTGCCTATGAATTATCGGGGGATGAAATGAAAAAAGCCGGCGCTCTTCTTTGCGGTGCGATCGCTGTCACAGTGCTGTTCTCTGGGTGTCAAGCCACCGGTGAACAATATGCGGCAAATGTTTACCAAGCCAATCAGGTCAACGCGCGCCAAGCTGCGCGTACGGTCAGGATTCTCGCGGTCATGCCTGCCAAGGTTCAGGTCGATAATCGGCAAGCCAAGCAGGCCGCTCAAATTTTCGCCGGCATTCTTGGCGCGGTCGCTGGCGGGGCGATTGGACACAGCATTGGCAATCGCGATGCCAGCAATACGACACTGGGAGCGGTGACCGGAGGCGTCGCGGGGGCGGCAGCCGGCTCAATGGTTGGTAGTCAGACGCTCGTCGATGGTGTGTCGATTACATATGTGCAAGACGGTCAGACATATAACTCGGCGCAGGTCGGTGCGCTGTGTCAGTTTGCACCCGGCGAAGCCGTAATGATATCGACTGGTCCGAATGAGACAAGAATTCAGCCGAACGCCATTTGCCCCATCGCAAAAAAATAA
- a CDS encoding DUF5384 family protein, with amino-acid sequence MKKALIVGAAMAIFANAYGAPSLADQIAAVHSAEMQKRAADEAAQKAAEAARREQARQEALRQDQLQRKHDAALAAAQAARKAERDRQLAAAEADKKRAQAYQDQLRSLQIEREQLQLQAMKARVARANDFIDQELRQDAAQTDVVQSRADANRALSQGTKSLLEDTGKARVKNASGWFK; translated from the coding sequence GTGAAGAAAGCACTCATTGTTGGGGCGGCGATGGCGATTTTTGCGAATGCGTATGGCGCACCCTCGCTAGCGGATCAAATTGCAGCGGTGCATTCGGCGGAAATGCAAAAGAGGGCCGCCGACGAGGCTGCGCAGAAGGCTGCCGAGGCGGCGAGACGGGAACAGGCGCGACAGGAAGCGCTGCGCCAGGATCAGCTCCAGCGCAAGCATGACGCCGCTTTGGCCGCTGCCCAAGCGGCGCGCAAAGCTGAGCGAGACCGGCAATTGGCGGCTGCCGAGGCCGACAAGAAGCGAGCGCAGGCGTATCAGGATCAGTTGCGCAGCTTGCAAATCGAGAGGGAGCAACTGCAACTTCAGGCGATGAAAGCACGAGTGGCGCGAGCAAATGACTTCATCGACCAGGAGCTGCGGCAGGATGCTGCCCAAACAGATGTCGTCCAATCGCGCGCTGATGCCAATCGAGCCCTCTCCCAAGGCACAAAATCCCTGCTCGAGGACACGGGCAAGGCACGCGTCAAGAATGCGTCCGGGTGGTTCAAATAG
- a CDS encoding SIR2 family NAD-dependent protein deacylase, with amino-acid sequence MSDKEKIALAVSWLTSADGLLVTAGAGMGVDSGLPDFRSKRGFWRAYPAFEDTGMAFHQIASPAAMRALPTLGWGFYGHRLELYRRTTPHPGFYILREWAARMPRGLFVYTSNVDGQFQKAGYPDERIVECHGSIHYLQCTDLCSRAIWSADELQVFVDSHTCRLLSELPTCPRCGAMTRPNILMFDDYEWIDERTERQYAQFERWRECVSKLVVIEIGAGKVVSTVRRFSEKHGPRVIRINTNDYAIAPHVGIGIAGSALETLRAIKALETD; translated from the coding sequence TTGTCTGACAAAGAAAAGATCGCCTTGGCGGTAAGCTGGCTGACCAGCGCCGATGGCCTGCTCGTTACTGCGGGTGCGGGAATGGGCGTGGATTCCGGATTACCCGATTTCCGGAGCAAGCGAGGCTTCTGGCGGGCCTATCCCGCCTTTGAAGATACCGGTATGGCATTCCACCAGATCGCCTCTCCTGCCGCGATGCGCGCGCTACCAACTCTCGGGTGGGGCTTTTATGGCCACCGCCTCGAACTGTATCGACGGACTACACCACATCCGGGATTCTATATTCTGCGGGAGTGGGCGGCTCGGATGCCTCGCGGCCTGTTTGTCTATACGAGTAATGTGGATGGGCAGTTTCAGAAAGCCGGGTACCCCGACGAACGAATCGTTGAATGCCATGGCTCAATCCATTATCTGCAATGCACCGATTTGTGCAGTCGCGCGATATGGTCCGCCGATGAGCTGCAGGTTTTCGTCGACTCTCATACGTGCCGGCTGTTGAGTGAATTGCCGACCTGCCCGCGGTGTGGGGCAATGACGCGTCCGAACATTTTGATGTTCGACGACTATGAATGGATCGACGAGAGAACAGAGCGACAGTATGCGCAGTTCGAGCGTTGGCGCGAGTGCGTTTCGAAGCTGGTTGTTATTGAAATCGGCGCAGGCAAGGTGGTTTCGACTGTGCGTCGCTTTAGCGAGAAGCATGGACCACGCGTTATTCGTATCAATACCAATGATTATGCGATCGCACCTCATGTCGGCATCGGAATTGCAGGTTCTGCGCTCGAAACACTTCGCGCGATCAAGGCGCTTGAAACTGATTAA
- the tnpA gene encoding IS66-like element accessory protein TnpA: MTDTKIQRRRYGATLKAQILAECEQPGMSVARVAMAHGINANIVHKWRRQSLARCTPVTMSAMDGFIPVPIAPAASSGAADIRLELRRGPVSVAVSWPMAATTECAHWLREVLR, translated from the coding sequence ATGACCGATACGAAGATCCAACGGCGCCGTTACGGCGCAACGCTCAAGGCGCAAATTCTTGCAGAATGCGAGCAACCCGGCATGTCGGTGGCGCGCGTGGCCATGGCCCACGGCATCAACGCCAACATCGTGCACAAGTGGCGTCGCCAATCCCTGGCACGCTGCACCCCGGTGACGATGTCGGCGATGGATGGCTTTATTCCAGTGCCAATCGCGCCCGCCGCGTCAAGCGGTGCGGCCGACATTCGGCTTGAACTGCGGCGAGGCCCGGTCAGTGTGGCCGTGTCCTGGCCGATGGCGGCCACTACCGAATGCGCACACTGGCTGCGCGAGGTCTTGCGGTGA
- the tnpB gene encoding IS66 family insertion sequence element accessory protein TnpB (TnpB, as the term is used for proteins encoded by IS66 family insertion elements, is considered an accessory protein, since TnpC, encoded by a neighboring gene, is a DDE family transposase.), translating to MRTLAARGLAVIRIDAIWLATEPLDMRAGADTTLARVVKVFGAARPHHAYLFANKRATRMKVLVYDGFGIWLAARRLNKGRFAWTDGTAAMTVALNVEQLGALVTGLPWQTLAQDHAITVV from the coding sequence ATGCGCACACTGGCTGCGCGAGGTCTTGCGGTGATCCGCATCGACGCCATCTGGCTGGCCACCGAGCCGCTGGACATGCGCGCCGGTGCCGATACCACCCTGGCACGGGTGGTCAAGGTGTTCGGCGCCGCACGGCCCCACCATGCCTACCTGTTCGCCAACAAGCGCGCCACGCGCATGAAGGTGCTGGTCTACGACGGCTTCGGTATTTGGCTGGCGGCGCGACGTCTGAACAAGGGGCGCTTTGCCTGGACGGATGGCACCGCCGCCATGACCGTTGCGCTCAATGTCGAGCAGCTTGGGGCACTGGTAACAGGCCTGCCCTGGCAGACCCTGGCGCAAGACCATGCCATCACCGTGGTGTGA
- the tnpC gene encoding IS66 family transposase — MNSPADLDRLSEEEVRKLAARLMVEVRTKQTLIDKLTHENATLKRLKFAATSEIYTGEQQRLLFETLDMDMEAVSLEIKKLAPPAAGTRDKQQPKRTPLPPTLPRKDIHHEPASTVCRCGCQLQRIGEDIAEKLDYQPGVFTVERHVRGKWACRQCETLVQAPVAPHIIDKGIPTAGLLAHVLVAKYADHLPLYRQSDIFERAGLGIADSTLAQWVGQCGVQLQPLVEALREALLKQTVLHADETPVQMLKPGNGKTHRAYLWSYCSTAFDPMKAVVFDFAESRGGRHADAFLGAWRGTLVCDDYSGYKALFRQGVTEAGCMAHARRKFHELWANHSSQIAEEALKLFGVLYEVERAAQDRDADQRYEMRQQQARPVADTLHAWLLAQRQRVPDGGATARAIDYSLGRWGALTRYLDDGALPIDNNWVENQIRPIATGRKNWLFAGSLRAGQRAAAVMSLIHSARLNGHDVYAYMKDILERLPTQPASRIGELLPHCWEPLD, encoded by the coding sequence ATGAACTCACCGGCAGACCTCGATCGGCTCAGCGAAGAAGAAGTGCGGAAACTGGCTGCGCGCCTGATGGTCGAGGTCCGCACCAAGCAAACGCTGATCGACAAGCTCACCCACGAGAATGCCACGCTCAAGCGTCTCAAGTTCGCTGCCACCAGCGAAATTTATACTGGGGAACAGCAACGGCTGTTGTTCGAGACGCTCGACATGGACATGGAAGCGGTGTCACTCGAGATCAAGAAACTGGCGCCACCGGCAGCCGGCACCCGAGATAAACAGCAACCCAAACGTACCCCCTTGCCGCCCACTCTGCCGCGCAAGGACATCCATCATGAGCCGGCATCGACCGTCTGCCGCTGTGGCTGCCAGTTGCAGCGCATCGGCGAGGATATTGCCGAGAAGCTCGATTACCAACCAGGCGTCTTCACGGTGGAGCGCCATGTGCGCGGCAAATGGGCGTGCCGCCAATGCGAGACGCTGGTGCAGGCGCCGGTGGCGCCGCACATCATCGACAAGGGGATTCCGACCGCCGGCTTGCTGGCGCATGTGCTGGTGGCCAAGTACGCCGACCACCTCCCTTTGTACCGGCAGTCCGACATCTTCGAGCGTGCCGGGTTAGGCATTGCGGATTCCACACTGGCGCAATGGGTTGGCCAATGCGGCGTGCAATTGCAGCCGCTGGTGGAAGCCTTGCGCGAAGCGCTGCTAAAGCAGACGGTACTGCATGCCGACGAGACGCCGGTGCAAATGCTTAAGCCCGGCAACGGCAAGACGCATCGGGCCTACTTGTGGAGTTACTGCAGTACGGCATTTGATCCGATGAAAGCAGTGGTGTTCGACTTTGCCGAGAGTCGCGGCGGCCGGCATGCCGATGCGTTTCTAGGTGCTTGGCGCGGCACGCTGGTGTGCGACGATTACAGTGGCTACAAGGCGCTGTTCAGGCAAGGTGTGACGGAAGCCGGCTGCATGGCGCATGCGCGTCGCAAATTCCATGAATTGTGGGCCAACCACAGCAGCCAGATTGCCGAGGAGGCGCTCAAGCTGTTCGGCGTGCTGTACGAGGTCGAACGGGCAGCACAAGACCGTGATGCTGACCAACGGTACGAGATGCGGCAGCAACAGGCCAGGCCGGTGGCCGATACCTTGCATGCCTGGCTGCTGGCACAGCGGCAACGGGTGCCGGATGGCGGCGCCACCGCCAGGGCGATCGATTACAGCCTGGGACGCTGGGGCGCGCTGACGCGCTACCTGGACGATGGCGCGCTGCCCATCGATAATAACTGGGTGGAGAACCAGATCCGGCCGATTGCGACCGGACGCAAGAACTGGCTATTTGCCGGCAGTTTGCGCGCCGGCCAGCGCGCTGCTGCCGTGATGAGCCTGATCCATTCGGCCCGGCTCAACGGGCACGATGTTTATGCGTATATGAAGGATATTCTGGAGCGGCTGCCAACCCAGCCGGCCAGCCGTATCGGTGAACTGCTGCCGCACTGCTGGGAACCGCTCGATTAA
- a CDS encoding ATP-binding domain-containing protein → MARILPDGWQSLHLAGGLQREVETLHELETALSDAYTVYHSVHWTRLKNDSSVFGELDFVVVAPSGRVLVIEQKSGVLQETAEGLAKVYAGGTKSVSIQLARSVSALQHRLAMVFGPHGYRVEELLYCPDYNVSRPDIAGVNASRIVDASRRDTLAETITRILPLEEDKFPCHDRIHDFLADTLSLAPDAGAIAGTASKLVTRVSGGLATWARSIHFHPFRLRVVGTAGSGKTQLAISVLRDASEAGRRALYVCFNRPLADHVRAIAPDDVSAVTFHQLCAAVLSNGGVEVDFRQHDAFERLEHAFSDGQIPESFRFDVIVVDEGQDFLPEWFDSLERLLLPDGAWWWLEDPMQNLYQRPHVDRSGWVELRAMSNYRSPRDIVRFVQRLADAALPVEAAGLFDGTEVGLLSYPEGGVGAATRQALADAAALGFRQSDIALLTYQGRDKSWLTNLDRLGPYRLRSFTGQYDLAGAPIYREGNLLVDSVFRFKGQCAPCVILTEVDFAEFDENVFRRIFVGATRATMKLIIVASERSAAKLLMRL, encoded by the coding sequence ATGGCCCGCATACTGCCCGACGGATGGCAATCCCTTCACTTGGCCGGTGGCCTGCAACGCGAAGTCGAAACACTCCACGAGCTCGAGACTGCGCTTTCCGATGCGTACACTGTCTACCACTCTGTCCATTGGACTCGTCTCAAGAACGACTCTTCGGTATTCGGAGAACTGGATTTCGTCGTGGTGGCTCCTTCGGGCCGGGTACTTGTCATCGAGCAGAAATCCGGTGTGCTTCAAGAAACAGCGGAAGGTTTGGCCAAAGTGTATGCCGGTGGCACAAAGAGCGTCTCGATCCAGCTTGCCCGCTCGGTGTCGGCGCTGCAACATCGGCTCGCCATGGTATTCGGTCCCCACGGGTACCGCGTCGAGGAACTGCTGTATTGCCCCGATTACAACGTCAGCCGTCCGGACATCGCCGGCGTGAACGCGTCTCGCATCGTCGATGCATCCCGTCGGGACACCCTGGCCGAGACGATCACCCGAATCCTGCCGCTCGAAGAGGATAAGTTTCCTTGCCATGACAGAATCCATGATTTTCTGGCCGATACTTTGTCCTTGGCGCCCGATGCAGGGGCGATAGCGGGAACCGCATCAAAGCTGGTGACGAGAGTCTCGGGCGGGCTGGCGACCTGGGCGCGCAGTATCCATTTCCATCCTTTTCGTCTCCGAGTAGTCGGCACCGCCGGCTCAGGGAAAACGCAGCTGGCTATCAGTGTGCTGCGAGATGCATCGGAGGCGGGTCGGCGGGCCCTTTACGTCTGTTTCAATCGACCGCTAGCCGACCATGTTCGCGCGATCGCTCCCGACGATGTATCGGCCGTGACTTTCCACCAATTATGCGCGGCTGTGTTGTCAAACGGCGGCGTCGAGGTGGATTTTCGGCAGCATGACGCGTTCGAGAGGCTTGAGCACGCGTTTTCTGACGGACAGATCCCCGAGTCATTTCGCTTCGACGTGATTGTGGTAGATGAAGGTCAAGACTTCCTACCGGAGTGGTTTGACTCACTTGAGCGCCTGCTTTTGCCTGACGGCGCGTGGTGGTGGCTTGAAGATCCGATGCAGAATCTGTATCAACGCCCTCATGTTGATCGGTCAGGCTGGGTCGAGCTACGGGCGATGTCGAACTATCGCAGTCCTCGAGACATCGTCCGCTTCGTTCAGCGTTTGGCTGATGCAGCGTTGCCCGTCGAAGCGGCTGGGCTATTTGACGGAACCGAGGTTGGTTTGCTGTCCTACCCAGAGGGGGGCGTCGGCGCGGCGACCAGGCAGGCCCTGGCGGATGCCGCGGCGCTTGGTTTTCGGCAGTCTGATATTGCGCTACTAACATATCAGGGGAGAGACAAATCCTGGTTGACAAACCTTGATCGCTTGGGACCCTATCGACTGCGCAGTTTCACGGGGCAATATGACCTGGCCGGTGCGCCGATTTACCGCGAAGGCAATCTGCTGGTCGACTCAGTATTTCGGTTCAAGGGGCAATGTGCCCCATGCGTCATCTTGACCGAGGTGGATTTTGCCGAATTCGACGAAAATGTATTTCGGCGAATATTCGTGGGTGCGACGCGGGCCACGATGAAACTCATTATCGTGGCCTCCGAGCGGTCGGCGGCGAAGCTGCTGATGCGGCTCTGA
- a CDS encoding AAA family ATPase: MRKRRARVEHPNAPDAVSPMMKIWLLRMLVPLGAQSRVIRGECLRVGGLVEIFGLNHKHDDDPFALDERVVTAQLSKLYREMDTQSAGFEPNTCLSRNVARLSELVGLTKTDCRILEFGVMLKTEPVMDDTADLLGQLTTIRLFRTLSIILDIAEAEVRRALDPHGSLAQSGLMAISSCGAATLGSKIDLLSETFADRIVSTDSDPVHLLRDAVVPAASAQLSLEDYAHVEDWLQILCPYLSQSVAVSKRGVNIFIYGAPGTGKSELARTLAAHLKCELFEIASEDADGDPVDGAQRLRAFRAAQSFISQRRALIVFDEVEDVFDDADDPWGRKSTAQVHKAWINRMLENNRVPALWLSNSVRCLDNAFIRRFDMVIELPVPPRKQRTKIIGATAGGVLDEPTIQRFSESDSLSPALVTQAASVVLSFQGRPDACDPAAALERIVNSTLLAQGYKPIPERGREALSPSYDPSVVCANSDLNAVASGLKVTRAGRLCLYGPPGTGKTAFGHWLARQLGMPLIVKRASDLLSMWVGGSEKNLAMAFRQAHEDSALLLIDEVDGFLQDRRGASRGWEITAVNEMLTQMENFPGIFVASTNLIDGFDPAALRRFDLKIEFDYLLPEQAWALLCRQIEVLGLEAPTPELKFRISRLGMLAPGDYAAVARRHRFYPFERADDFVRALEEECALKGHRRQAIGFI, translated from the coding sequence ATGAGAAAACGCCGTGCTCGAGTTGAGCATCCGAACGCACCGGACGCTGTATCCCCAATGATGAAAATTTGGTTGCTGCGCATGTTGGTTCCGTTGGGAGCGCAGAGCCGCGTGATCAGAGGAGAGTGCCTGCGCGTTGGTGGGTTGGTCGAAATTTTCGGACTGAACCATAAACACGATGATGATCCGTTCGCTTTGGACGAGCGAGTTGTCACAGCGCAATTGAGTAAGCTATATCGCGAGATGGATACCCAATCCGCGGGGTTCGAGCCGAACACTTGCCTGTCCCGGAACGTGGCGCGATTGTCCGAACTTGTCGGTCTGACGAAAACCGATTGCCGGATCCTTGAGTTCGGAGTAATGCTCAAGACAGAACCGGTGATGGACGATACCGCCGATCTGCTTGGCCAGTTAACGACGATTCGGTTGTTCCGCACGTTATCGATCATTCTCGATATCGCCGAGGCGGAGGTTCGTCGCGCGCTGGATCCGCATGGTTCATTGGCGCAGTCTGGGTTGATGGCGATATCTTCGTGCGGTGCGGCAACGCTCGGCTCAAAGATTGACCTATTGTCCGAGACATTCGCGGATCGTATCGTGTCAACTGACAGTGATCCAGTGCACCTATTGCGTGACGCAGTCGTGCCAGCCGCATCAGCGCAGTTGTCTTTGGAGGATTACGCACATGTCGAGGATTGGCTGCAGATTCTTTGTCCATATTTGAGTCAGTCAGTCGCCGTCAGCAAGCGCGGCGTCAATATTTTCATTTACGGTGCCCCCGGCACGGGCAAGAGCGAGTTGGCCAGAACTCTGGCAGCTCACTTGAAGTGCGAGTTGTTCGAGATTGCGAGTGAGGACGCTGATGGCGATCCAGTTGACGGAGCTCAGCGGTTGCGCGCCTTTCGCGCGGCACAAAGCTTCATTTCGCAGCGTCGGGCATTGATCGTCTTCGACGAAGTCGAGGATGTGTTCGATGACGCGGATGATCCATGGGGACGCAAGAGCACGGCTCAGGTACACAAGGCGTGGATCAACCGAATGCTTGAGAACAACCGAGTGCCTGCGCTGTGGCTGTCGAACTCCGTGCGTTGTCTCGATAATGCATTCATTCGTCGATTTGACATGGTCATCGAGCTGCCCGTGCCGCCAAGGAAACAGCGGACCAAGATCATCGGGGCAACAGCCGGTGGTGTCCTGGATGAACCGACTATCCAACGTTTTTCCGAGTCCGATAGTTTATCGCCTGCGTTGGTGACCCAGGCGGCCTCAGTCGTTCTATCTTTTCAGGGGCGACCCGACGCATGCGATCCCGCTGCAGCTTTGGAGCGTATTGTCAACAGTACCTTGCTAGCCCAGGGGTACAAGCCGATTCCGGAGCGCGGACGTGAGGCACTGTCGCCAAGCTATGACCCCTCCGTGGTGTGCGCCAATAGCGACTTGAATGCGGTCGCCAGCGGTCTGAAGGTGACGCGCGCGGGGCGTCTGTGCCTGTATGGCCCGCCTGGAACAGGCAAGACGGCATTTGGCCATTGGCTCGCGCGGCAACTCGGCATGCCGCTGATCGTCAAGAGGGCGTCGGATTTGCTTTCAATGTGGGTGGGCGGGAGCGAGAAAAATCTTGCAATGGCATTTCGCCAAGCGCACGAGGATAGCGCTTTACTGCTCATCGACGAGGTGGATGGCTTTCTGCAGGATCGACGAGGCGCGAGCCGGGGTTGGGAGATTACAGCGGTCAACGAGATGTTGACGCAGATGGAAAATTTTCCGGGGATATTTGTCGCCTCGACCAATCTGATTGATGGCTTTGATCCGGCCGCCCTGAGACGCTTTGATCTGAAAATTGAATTTGATTATCTATTGCCGGAGCAGGCGTGGGCGCTGCTTTGTCGGCAAATCGAGGTACTTG